A stretch of the Pantoea nemavictus genome encodes the following:
- a CDS encoding pyridoxal phosphate-dependent aminotransferase: MSSQMFKAAEAVLRVERTSLRVQQPASSGDMVSLAMGEPDFDTPPRIVQAAVEALQAGYTHYAPLLGDKALCSALADEVSAQSGKAVKAGEILVTHGGTAGLAAAILSIVNPGDRVVIPDPTYSLYADLVNMAGGICVPMPCRADLHWDLDRLDHALDGAKLFVFCNPGNPTGIVHSRAEIDALGQLVNKHDTLVIADEAYSDLVFTDRPFTSVLHIAAFAGRTLFCQTFSKSYAMTGWRVGYLAGPAEMIAAAARVHNTVNGSVNSAVQRAALVALTQCKDDVKRMYDVYRQRRVLMMEGLSAIPELKLNEPEGAFYCFPAYSLSIPAIDMVSLLREQGIAVRPGSEFGAAGEGHLRLSYAASSEAIIEGVRRLKRGLASFK; encoded by the coding sequence ATGTCGAGCCAAATGTTTAAAGCCGCCGAGGCGGTGTTACGCGTAGAGCGCACTTCGCTGCGGGTGCAGCAACCCGCGTCCAGCGGCGATATGGTTTCACTGGCGATGGGCGAACCGGATTTCGACACGCCGCCGCGGATTGTGCAGGCGGCGGTGGAAGCACTGCAGGCGGGATATACCCATTACGCGCCGTTGCTCGGTGACAAAGCACTGTGTAGCGCGCTGGCGGATGAGGTGTCAGCACAGAGCGGCAAAGCGGTGAAAGCCGGTGAGATCCTTGTCACCCACGGCGGCACCGCCGGTCTGGCGGCGGCGATTCTCTCCATCGTCAATCCTGGCGACCGCGTGGTGATCCCCGATCCCACCTATTCGCTGTACGCGGATTTAGTAAATATGGCCGGCGGCATCTGCGTGCCAATGCCGTGCCGGGCTGATTTGCACTGGGATTTGGATCGGTTGGACCACGCGCTCGACGGCGCGAAACTGTTCGTGTTCTGCAATCCCGGCAATCCCACCGGCATTGTGCACAGCCGCGCGGAAATTGACGCGCTCGGCCAACTGGTGAATAAGCACGATACGCTGGTAATTGCCGATGAAGCCTATAGCGATCTGGTGTTTACCGATCGTCCGTTTACTTCGGTGCTGCACATTGCCGCTTTTGCCGGACGCACGCTGTTCTGTCAGACTTTCTCTAAAAGCTACGCGATGACCGGCTGGCGCGTGGGATATCTGGCGGGGCCAGCGGAGATGATCGCCGCTGCGGCGCGCGTGCACAATACGGTGAACGGATCGGTGAACAGCGCGGTGCAGCGTGCGGCGCTGGTGGCGCTGACGCAGTGTAAAGATGACGTAAAACGTATGTATGATGTCTACCGCCAGCGTCGCGTGCTGATGATGGAAGGATTATCGGCCATTCCAGAGCTAAAACTGAATGAACCAGAAGGCGCGTTTTACTGCTTCCCGGCTTATTCGTTGTCGATTCCGGCGATTGATATGGTATCGCTGCTACGCGAACAAGGCATCGCGGTGCGGCCTGGCAGTGAGTTTGGCGCGGCGGGCGAAGGGCATTTACGCCTCTCTTACGCTGCCAGCAGTGAAGCCATCATTGAAGGTGTGCGCCGTTTGAAGCGCGGCCTGGCCAGTTTCAAGTAA
- a CDS encoding hydantoinase B/oxoprolinase family protein → MSATNPDHLRFLDDPISLRITWDRLVSISEEAAATLVNMAFSSIIREVGDYSCLLMDASGSSLAQPKTSVPVFIGTLPATVRHLLAKFPAETLKPGDALITNDPWLGTGHLNDVTVVTPVFRAGKLVAFTGAAAHMSDIGGSLNMGSSRDMFEEGFLIPPSKLMIAGEVNQQLLDLFLANVRSPDQVEGDLHAMLAANQIGANGLLGLMDDLQLESVTPLAEKIHSLTEIAMRKAIEAVPDGRYEAAVDIGDYEGDIHLNVAVIVEGSNITIDYAGSSAESLFGSNCPMSFTYAYSVYPLKCLLEPHLPNNEGCFKSITVTAPEGSIANARPPCAVEMRNRVGHMAHAAIFTALAEIMPDRVMGHSGSAPVTCDVFAGQFDDGRRFVESLCVNGGTGARPAADGIVTGFPGNMSSTPVELIESATPLLFLQKSIVPDSGGAGRYRGGVAQRMVIRNTSKYPLSHSMFYSRQKHAAEGVLGAAAGAPNFVAINGESLAKPVGRHDVLPGDEVTIQMPGGGGKMPVAERDLKAILWDVQEGYITEAGALRDYGVNLNEAKRS, encoded by the coding sequence ATGAGTGCGACAAACCCCGATCATCTGCGTTTTCTCGACGATCCCATTAGTCTGCGCATTACATGGGATCGGCTGGTCAGTATCTCGGAAGAAGCGGCGGCCACGCTGGTCAATATGGCGTTTTCCAGCATTATCCGCGAAGTTGGCGATTACTCCTGCCTGCTGATGGACGCCAGCGGCAGTTCGCTGGCCCAACCGAAAACCAGCGTCCCGGTGTTTATTGGCACGCTACCCGCCACGGTGCGCCATCTGTTGGCAAAGTTCCCGGCGGAGACGCTAAAACCCGGTGATGCGCTGATCACCAACGATCCCTGGCTCGGCACCGGCCATCTCAATGACGTGACGGTGGTTACGCCGGTGTTCCGCGCGGGCAAGCTGGTGGCGTTTACCGGCGCAGCGGCGCACATGTCGGACATTGGCGGCTCGCTGAATATGGGATCGTCGCGCGACATGTTCGAAGAGGGCTTCCTCATCCCACCAAGCAAATTGATGATTGCGGGTGAGGTTAATCAGCAACTGCTGGATCTGTTCCTTGCCAACGTGCGCTCGCCGGATCAGGTTGAGGGCGATCTGCACGCCATGCTGGCGGCTAATCAGATAGGTGCCAACGGTCTGCTGGGTTTGATGGATGACCTGCAGCTGGAATCCGTTACGCCGCTGGCGGAAAAAATCCACTCGCTGACTGAAATCGCCATGCGTAAAGCGATTGAGGCGGTGCCGGATGGGCGCTATGAAGCGGCGGTCGATATTGGTGACTATGAAGGGGATATCCATCTCAACGTGGCGGTAATTGTTGAGGGGAGCAACATCACTATCGACTACGCCGGCTCCTCCGCGGAATCGCTGTTTGGCAGCAACTGTCCTATGTCGTTCACCTATGCCTACAGCGTTTATCCGCTGAAGTGCCTGCTGGAGCCGCATCTGCCGAATAACGAAGGCTGCTTCAAATCCATCACCGTCACCGCGCCGGAAGGCTCGATTGCCAATGCGCGTCCACCTTGTGCGGTCGAGATGCGCAACCGTGTTGGGCATATGGCGCACGCGGCGATTTTTACTGCGCTAGCGGAGATCATGCCGGATCGCGTGATGGGCCACTCCGGCAGTGCGCCGGTGACCTGCGATGTGTTCGCCGGGCAGTTTGATGACGGGCGGCGGTTTGTTGAAAGCCTGTGCGTGAACGGCGGTACCGGCGCACGCCCTGCCGCAGACGGCATTGTCACCGGCTTTCCCGGCAACATGTCCTCCACACCGGTGGAACTGATTGAATCTGCCACACCGCTGCTGTTCCTGCAGAAATCCATCGTTCCCGATTCCGGCGGTGCCGGTCGCTATCGTGGCGGCGTGGCGCAACGCATGGTGATTCGTAATACCAGTAAATATCCGCTTTCGCACAGCATGTTCTATTCGCGACAAAAACACGCGGCAGAAGGCGTTTTGGGCGCGGCGGCGGGTGCGCCTAACTTTGTGGCAATTAACGGCGAATCGCTGGCGAAACCGGTCGGCCGCCATGATGTGTTACCTGGCGATGAAGTCACCATTCAAATGCCAGGTGGCGGCGGCAAGATGCCGGTGGCCGAACGCGATCTTAAGGCCATTTTGTGGGACGTACAGGAAGGTTACATCACTGAAGCAGGCGCGTTGCGTGATTATGGCGTGAACCTGAATGAAGCTAAAAGGAGTTAA
- a CDS encoding MFS transporter, with the protein MTKSHAVTMDYALPKDGTTKNNVVRRASLAGGVGSFVEWYDYGIYGLLVSSLVLVFSASDMSSSDSGLMLTYLGFTVSFFVRPFGGVICGYLGDRMGRQKLLAILLLMISLATAAIGLLPSYASIGWAAPALLILLRIVQGFSAGGEVSGAGSFVAEYAEDHRRAMVMSPLVMGSFIALLFGSLLISGLINVFGSEAMTAWVWRVPFLLAIPMALIGVYIRTRIEDTPHFQMVKANKRVVRNPLREVLSSKRHLKAIGLAITLPAVNGPGYYILFVYMPTYLNKVMHFQQIQSLMVTACGLITIIGAIPMMAWLSDRLGRKPLLVASAIAMAVLAWPCFWLLTLGMFPLACMAAILLAFAFAGHAGVIQATLAEMFPTNVRYSAYSIGFNLSTVIFGGSAPLLMTWLIGLTGIASIPSYMVIFTAALTLISTLYLKETAGKPLAAE; encoded by the coding sequence ATGACGAAATCACATGCGGTAACAATGGATTACGCTTTGCCGAAGGACGGAACAACCAAAAATAACGTCGTACGTCGCGCCTCTCTGGCGGGCGGTGTCGGCTCGTTTGTTGAATGGTATGACTACGGTATTTACGGCTTATTAGTCAGCTCGCTGGTGCTGGTGTTTTCCGCCAGTGACATGAGTAGCAGCGACTCAGGCCTGATGCTGACTTACCTCGGCTTCACCGTGAGTTTTTTTGTTCGCCCCTTTGGCGGCGTGATCTGCGGTTATCTCGGCGACAGAATGGGGCGTCAGAAGCTGCTGGCGATTTTACTGCTGATGATTTCACTGGCGACAGCGGCAATTGGCCTGCTGCCCAGCTACGCCAGCATCGGCTGGGCGGCACCGGCGCTGCTGATTTTGCTGCGCATTGTGCAGGGCTTTTCTGCCGGTGGTGAAGTCTCCGGTGCGGGTTCGTTCGTCGCGGAGTACGCCGAAGATCACCGCCGCGCGATGGTGATGTCACCGCTGGTAATGGGATCGTTTATCGCTCTGCTGTTCGGCAGCTTGCTGATCAGTGGATTGATCAACGTGTTCGGCAGCGAGGCGATGACCGCCTGGGTGTGGCGCGTGCCGTTTTTGCTGGCTATTCCAATGGCGTTGATTGGCGTCTACATCCGCACGCGCATTGAAGATACGCCTCACTTTCAGATGGTAAAAGCCAACAAGCGCGTGGTGCGCAATCCGCTGCGTGAAGTGCTTTCCTCAAAGCGTCATCTGAAAGCGATTGGGCTGGCGATCACCTTGCCGGCGGTCAACGGACCTGGCTATTACATCCTTTTTGTCTACATGCCGACTTATCTGAACAAAGTAATGCACTTCCAGCAGATTCAAAGCCTGATGGTCACCGCCTGCGGGTTGATCACCATTATTGGCGCGATTCCGATGATGGCCTGGCTGTCGGATCGTCTGGGGCGTAAGCCGCTGCTGGTGGCCTCCGCTATCGCCATGGCGGTGCTGGCCTGGCCCTGTTTCTGGCTGTTGACGCTCGGCATGTTCCCGCTGGCGTGTATGGCGGCGATTCTGCTGGCCTTTGCCTTCGCCGGACATGCTGGCGTGATTCAAGCCACGCTGGCCGAAATGTTTCCTACCAACGTGCGTTACAGCGCCTACAGCATCGGTTTCAACCTCTCCACGGTGATCTTTGGCGGCTCCGCGCCATTGCTAATGACCTGGCTAATCGGTCTGACCGGCATCGCCAGTATTCCCAGCTATATGGTGATTTTCACCGCCGCGCTGACGCTCATCAGCACGCTGTATCTGAAAGAAACCGCCGGTAAGCCACTCGCTGCCGAGTGA
- a CDS encoding TetR/AcrR family transcriptional regulator — translation MTGKPMRSDTERNRKNLIQAAARLFERSETPISMTEIASEAGVSVATAYRQFTSVEEVLNAYRQDVGQLLLDYSLEQSCSGLLKLEKVSRYWIKLVRERGAAMVPMRNRRGYLERLWEGAEYLLVQADALRPALREAMEEMELPDIGDKAVFLWNILFDPREIFDLLDTVGLTEKQVGTQLMSVLVGGLRGFATANEFTVEASRSK, via the coding sequence ATGACGGGAAAACCGATGCGCAGTGATACCGAAAGAAACCGCAAGAACCTGATTCAGGCAGCTGCCCGCTTGTTCGAGCGCTCCGAAACCCCGATAAGCATGACGGAAATCGCCTCAGAAGCTGGCGTCTCCGTGGCTACCGCCTATCGTCAGTTTACGTCGGTAGAAGAGGTGCTGAATGCTTATCGTCAGGACGTGGGACAACTGCTGTTGGATTACAGTCTGGAACAATCCTGCAGCGGTTTACTGAAGCTGGAAAAAGTCAGCCGTTACTGGATCAAGCTGGTACGTGAGCGCGGTGCGGCGATGGTGCCGATGCGTAATCGGCGCGGCTATCTGGAACGCTTATGGGAAGGCGCGGAATACCTGCTAGTACAGGCTGACGCGCTGCGACCCGCGCTACGCGAAGCGATGGAAGAGATGGAACTGCCAGATATCGGCGATAAGGCGGTGTTCCTGTGGAATATCCTTTTCGATCCACGTGAAATTTTTGATTTGCTGGACACGGTAGGACTGACGGAAAAACAGGTGGGAACCCAGCTGATGTCGGTTCTGGTTGGCGGTTTACGCGGCTTCGCTACCGCGAATGAGTTTACCGTCGAAGCCAGCCGCAGCAAATAA
- a CDS encoding glucosyltransferase domain-containing protein, with the protein MPANDAFIVSRMNKMVFTMALALLATLPLWSSKIYYRDDLYRVLNGSTETWLTNGRPATWIMQSILSFGQSVSDISPLNLIIGLLALSIASVVFTERLQIRLDGYWALIPPLFIVLNPFLTQVMLYSYDSLTMLVSISCAMMASQIEGTRRYKAITCCVLLLLLVQTLYQSGLNIYIACIALIIFFRVYHHQPVWQWLMSKVAALLIAVLAYKLFISYLLPVKMDWYTSKHFSLLPLNLESLAVIQTSIKRYSEFFLNAYPAAALVLVVLPIVIALISTLIISSKIRSEQRHARSGKWLLLPAFFIAVLAVPGLSLALAMPLFAPRMLMAWSITLLFCFYVGTLAFPRGIKLLAGSSLILLCYHLVLMLVCFNTVVNDQRYQMSVMNQIKMDFSSFPAQAIDSVAFIGQLNDAPDVRINIRNFPIINHIRMKMLGESEPWIWQAMMWQVNLSLKTVEASDEMRMIKPREYHSQGPDYDAFKDNNVLVIDFRKSGGVVTKYIQ; encoded by the coding sequence ATGCCTGCCAATGATGCCTTTATCGTCAGCCGCATGAATAAAATGGTTTTCACCATGGCGTTAGCTTTACTGGCAACACTCCCGCTTTGGAGCAGTAAAATTTATTACCGCGATGATCTCTATCGGGTGCTGAATGGCAGTACGGAAACCTGGTTAACCAACGGCAGACCGGCGACCTGGATTATGCAATCCATACTCTCATTCGGGCAGAGCGTCAGTGATATCTCGCCGCTAAACCTTATTATAGGATTGCTGGCGTTAAGTATTGCCAGCGTTGTGTTTACCGAGAGGCTGCAAATTCGGCTCGATGGCTATTGGGCATTAATTCCTCCGCTGTTCATTGTTCTGAATCCTTTTTTAACGCAGGTGATGCTCTACTCTTATGACAGCCTAACGATGCTGGTCTCTATTTCCTGCGCGATGATGGCAAGTCAAATAGAGGGAACCCGCCGCTATAAAGCGATTACCTGCTGTGTGCTGTTATTATTGCTGGTTCAAACGCTCTATCAATCCGGCCTGAATATTTACATCGCCTGCATCGCGTTAATTATCTTTTTTCGCGTCTATCACCATCAACCGGTATGGCAATGGCTGATGAGTAAAGTTGCGGCTTTGCTGATTGCGGTCCTGGCCTATAAATTATTTATCAGCTATTTATTACCGGTCAAAATGGATTGGTATACCTCCAAACATTTCTCGTTATTGCCACTTAATCTCGAATCATTGGCGGTGATTCAGACCAGCATAAAACGTTACAGTGAATTCTTTCTTAACGCCTATCCTGCGGCTGCGCTGGTGTTGGTAGTGCTACCGATTGTGATAGCGTTGATCAGTACACTGATTATCAGCTCTAAAATCCGTTCTGAGCAACGTCATGCAAGGTCGGGTAAATGGCTATTGTTGCCTGCGTTTTTTATCGCTGTGTTGGCGGTGCCAGGTTTATCACTGGCGCTAGCGATGCCTCTGTTTGCGCCGCGCATGTTAATGGCGTGGAGTATTACATTATTATTCTGTTTTTATGTGGGCACGCTGGCATTTCCTCGCGGCATAAAACTGTTAGCAGGTTCGAGCCTTATTCTGCTGTGCTACCATTTGGTGTTAATGCTGGTGTGTTTCAATACGGTGGTCAACGATCAGCGGTATCAAATGAGTGTGATGAACCAAATTAAAATGGATTTCTCCTCTTTTCCTGCGCAGGCCATTGACTCAGTCGCCTTTATTGGACAGTTAAATGATGCACCCGACGTAAGAATTAATATTCGTAATTTCCCGATCATCAACCATATTCGGATGAAAATGCTGGGTGAGTCAGAACCCTGGATTTGGCAGGCAATGATGTGGCAAGTCAACTTATCACTAAAAACCGTGGAGGCCAGCGATGAGATGAGAATGATTAAGCCGCGGGAATACCATTCTCAGGGGCCTGATTATGACGCGTTTAAAGATAATAACGTGCTGGTTATCGATTTCAGAAAATCAGGTGGGGTGGTGACAAAGTATATTCAATAG
- a CDS encoding Glu/Leu/Phe/Val family dehydrogenase, whose amino-acid sequence MSVLSYVSADNNSAWATYLAQVERVLPHLGELARWADTLRHPKRALIVDIPLEMDDGSVRHFEGYRVQHNLSRGPGKGGVRYHPDVTLEEVMALSAWMTVKCAALNLPFGGAKGGIRVDPRELSHKELERLTRRYTSEIGTIIGPQQDIPAPDVGTNPQVMAWMMDTWSMNVGTTCTGVVTGKPIHLGGSLGRVKATGRGVFITGRAMAQRIGLSLENCRVAVQGLGNVGSVAAELFSEAGARVVSVQDHSATLYNANGINISALVAWQQQKGCIAGFSGATAISHEAFWEQGYDILIPAALEGQITADRARKLVCRLVLEGANGPTLPTADDILRERNIIVVPDVICNAGGVTVSYFEWVQDFSSFFWSEDEINARLDRIMEQALLAVWEKSQEIGATLRTAAYAVACERILTARKERGLYP is encoded by the coding sequence ATGAGTGTACTTTCGTATGTTTCAGCAGATAACAATTCCGCGTGGGCGACCTACCTGGCGCAGGTTGAGCGCGTGCTGCCACATCTTGGAGAGCTGGCGCGCTGGGCCGACACGCTGCGTCACCCGAAGCGGGCATTAATCGTTGATATTCCATTAGAAATGGATGATGGCAGCGTGCGTCATTTCGAAGGTTATCGGGTACAACACAATCTCTCACGCGGCCCCGGCAAAGGCGGCGTGCGCTATCATCCAGATGTCACGCTGGAAGAGGTGATGGCGCTGTCAGCATGGATGACGGTGAAGTGCGCCGCACTCAATCTACCGTTTGGCGGCGCAAAAGGCGGCATTCGTGTCGACCCGCGCGAGCTGTCACATAAAGAACTGGAAAGGCTGACGCGCCGCTATACCAGTGAAATCGGCACTATTATTGGACCGCAGCAGGATATTCCGGCGCCAGACGTCGGTACCAATCCGCAAGTGATGGCGTGGATGATGGATACCTGGTCGATGAATGTCGGCACCACCTGCACCGGCGTGGTCACCGGCAAACCTATCCATCTCGGCGGTTCACTGGGGCGTGTGAAAGCGACCGGGCGCGGCGTATTTATCACCGGCAGAGCCATGGCGCAACGCATCGGGCTGTCACTGGAAAACTGCCGCGTGGCGGTGCAAGGATTGGGGAACGTCGGCAGCGTCGCCGCCGAGTTGTTCAGTGAGGCCGGAGCGAGAGTGGTCAGCGTGCAGGATCACAGCGCCACGCTCTACAACGCGAATGGTATCAATATTTCTGCGCTGGTCGCCTGGCAACAGCAGAAGGGCTGCATTGCCGGTTTTAGCGGCGCCACCGCCATCAGCCACGAAGCCTTCTGGGAGCAAGGCTATGACATTCTGATCCCGGCGGCGCTAGAAGGACAAATTACCGCCGATCGTGCCAGAAAGCTGGTCTGCCGCCTGGTCCTTGAAGGAGCAAATGGTCCAACCTTACCCACCGCGGATGACATTTTGCGCGAGCGAAACATCATCGTGGTTCCCGATGTGATTTGTAACGCCGGTGGCGTAACCGTGAGTTATTTCGAATGGGTACAGGACTTCTCCAGCTTTTTCTGGAGCGAGGATGAGATCAACGCCCGGCTGGACCGCATCATGGAACAAGCGCTGCTGGCGGTGTGGGAAAAATCACAGGAAATTGGCGCAACCTTAAGAACGGCTGCCTATGCGGTGGCGTGTGAACGGATTCTGACAGCACGCAAAGAGCGTGGGTTGTATCCGTAA
- a CDS encoding SDR family oxidoreductase, translating into MDSLTGKVVLITGAGSGIGKAAAAGFAARGAQVVLVGRRQSVLDEVAASLQAQGGTVCAYAADIAQKTEVEALVAWAIAELGRVDILVNNAGSASKTLNARWIAEEEWDQVQDVNMKAVFLLTQALLPEMLARKDGTIITVSSLAALRPNLLGGAAYGAAKAAVRNFMTYLHNTFRNDGIRSTCILPGEVNTPIMDNRANPPDQAVRDGMVQPEDVAEAILLCASLPARTVVEELIVAPTFLRDLSGDLEISRWKNAPAMCQAEREKPE; encoded by the coding sequence ATGGATTCGTTAACGGGAAAAGTAGTGCTGATTACCGGTGCTGGCAGCGGCATTGGCAAAGCAGCCGCGGCGGGATTTGCCGCACGTGGCGCCCAGGTGGTGTTAGTGGGTCGTCGCCAGTCGGTGCTGGACGAGGTCGCAGCAAGCTTGCAGGCGCAGGGCGGCACGGTATGCGCTTATGCCGCAGACATCGCGCAAAAAACCGAGGTTGAAGCGCTGGTGGCGTGGGCGATTGCCGAATTGGGACGCGTCGATATTCTGGTCAACAATGCCGGTAGCGCCAGCAAAACCCTGAACGCGCGCTGGATTGCCGAAGAGGAGTGGGATCAGGTACAGGACGTCAATATGAAAGCGGTGTTCCTGCTGACGCAGGCGCTGCTGCCGGAGATGTTAGCGCGCAAGGACGGCACCATCATCACCGTCTCCTCGCTCGCTGCGCTGCGGCCTAATCTGCTGGGCGGCGCGGCATACGGCGCGGCGAAGGCGGCGGTGCGTAACTTCATGACCTATCTGCACAACACCTTTCGCAATGACGGCATTCGCTCAACCTGCATTCTGCCTGGAGAGGTGAACACGCCGATTATGGATAACCGCGCCAATCCACCGGATCAGGCAGTTCGCGATGGCATGGTGCAGCCGGAAGATGTGGCTGAAGCCATTCTGCTGTGTGCCAGTTTGCCGGCACGTACGGTGGTGGAAGAGTTGATTGTCGCGCCGACTTTCCTGCGCGATCTCTCCGGCGATCTCGAGATCAGCCGCTGGAAAAATGCCCCGGCAATGTGCCAGGCCGAACGTGAAAAACCTGAATAG
- a CDS encoding hydantoinase/oxoprolinase family protein, whose product MKNASPWRIGFDIGGTFTDLVLLNDISGEALRHKTLTTPEDPSEGAYTGLTQLVEMAGLKANDIHTITHGTTLAINALLERRGAKTALVVTRGFRDVLVLGREYRYDIYDLNGAPAQPLLPRSQSYEISERVTARGAVITPLDEAEVVQLAAELRDKGYEAVAVLCMHAYAWPDHENQIEAIFSRELPGVSISVSHKVSREIREYDRGVLTAMNAFVQPKARRYMARLENKLREGGFVCDWLVMGSNGGLMAPQVAADYPTRIIESGPAGGIVATAAFARKNAQPQVLAFDMGGTTAKACVVRDGQPSITIDYEVGRADRLLKGSGLPVKLPVVDMIEIGAGGGSIARVDSLGLLEIGPESASAWPGPACYARGGERPTVTDANLVLGLLDPDAFLGGRMPLDVAAARQAIRRVAEPLGLSIEDAAWGIHEVANSKMSEALRTHCVEKNVSPAQMTMLAFGGAGPSHAWSLAKQLSVKRVYFPNGAGVYSAFGLLTAPPSADFVRSDRCRLQPGIDVKRIAALFAEGFDEAITTLAAANADPNSALQQKLAGVRYVGQGSELTVTLPETFLTQGDVTALIDTFEAAHLARFGRTLPGQGVEVVNWRGRVQTTPPTLNTSDRLRHAEPEAREKSLQVYLGREQGFSACRVIPRSLLVTGEAIHGPALLQEKECAIYVGPGASAQLDPQGNILMELN is encoded by the coding sequence ATGAAAAACGCGTCACCCTGGCGGATAGGGTTTGATATTGGCGGCACCTTTACCGATCTGGTGCTGTTGAATGATATCTCTGGCGAAGCGCTGCGGCATAAAACCCTCACCACGCCGGAGGATCCTTCGGAAGGTGCCTACACCGGCTTAACTCAGCTGGTGGAAATGGCCGGGCTTAAAGCCAACGACATCCATACCATCACCCATGGCACCACGCTGGCTATCAATGCGCTGCTGGAACGACGGGGCGCGAAGACCGCCTTGGTGGTCACGCGCGGTTTCCGAGACGTGCTGGTGCTGGGGCGTGAGTATCGTTATGACATCTACGACCTGAACGGTGCACCGGCACAGCCGTTACTGCCGCGTTCGCAGTCATATGAAATTAGCGAACGCGTGACGGCGCGCGGCGCGGTAATTACGCCGCTCGACGAAGCCGAAGTAGTGCAGCTGGCCGCAGAGCTGCGCGACAAAGGCTATGAAGCGGTTGCCGTGCTGTGTATGCATGCCTATGCCTGGCCGGATCATGAGAATCAAATCGAGGCTATTTTCAGCCGCGAACTGCCCGGTGTGTCGATCTCGGTTTCGCACAAAGTGTCGCGTGAAATCCGCGAATACGACCGCGGCGTATTAACCGCCATGAATGCGTTTGTTCAGCCCAAAGCGCGACGCTACATGGCGCGTCTGGAGAACAAACTGCGTGAGGGCGGCTTCGTCTGCGACTGGCTGGTGATGGGATCGAACGGGGGGTTAATGGCACCGCAGGTTGCCGCTGATTATCCCACGCGCATCATCGAATCTGGTCCGGCGGGCGGTATTGTCGCCACTGCCGCCTTTGCCCGGAAAAACGCCCAGCCGCAGGTGCTGGCGTTTGATATGGGCGGCACCACGGCCAAAGCCTGTGTGGTGCGAGATGGCCAACCCTCCATCACCATTGATTATGAAGTCGGGCGTGCGGATCGCTTGCTGAAAGGCAGCGGGTTGCCGGTCAAGCTGCCGGTGGTGGACATGATTGAGATTGGTGCCGGCGGCGGCAGTATCGCCCGCGTCGATTCACTCGGGTTGCTGGAAATCGGTCCGGAAAGTGCCAGCGCCTGGCCGGGGCCGGCCTGCTACGCGCGCGGCGGCGAACGGCCAACCGTCACTGACGCCAACCTGGTGCTGGGCTTGCTCGATCCCGATGCGTTCCTCGGCGGGCGCATGCCGCTGGATGTCGCGGCGGCGCGTCAGGCAATACGCCGCGTGGCCGAGCCGCTCGGATTGAGCATTGAAGATGCCGCCTGGGGCATTCACGAAGTCGCCAATAGCAAAATGTCCGAGGCACTGCGCACCCATTGCGTTGAGAAAAACGTGAGTCCAGCACAGATGACCATGCTGGCGTTCGGCGGCGCAGGCCCGAGCCACGCCTGGTCGCTGGCAAAACAGCTGAGCGTCAAGCGCGTCTATTTCCCCAATGGTGCGGGCGTTTACTCCGCCTTCGGTTTACTAACCGCACCGCCAAGCGCCGACTTCGTACGCAGCGATCGCTGCCGCCTGCAGCCGGGCATTGATGTCAAACGCATCGCGGCGTTGTTTGCCGAAGGTTTTGACGAAGCGATCACTACGCTGGCGGCGGCTAACGCCGATCCCAACAGCGCGCTTCAGCAGAAACTCGCGGGGGTGCGCTATGTCGGTCAAGGCTCGGAACTGACCGTGACGCTGCCGGAAACCTTCCTCACCCAAGGCGATGTAACCGCCTTAATTGATACCTTTGAAGCGGCGCACCTGGCGCGCTTTGGTCGCACCTTGCCGGGACAAGGGGTGGAAGTGGTGAACTGGCGTGGCCGCGTGCAGACCACGCCGCCGACGCTGAATACCAGCGATCGATTGCGCCACGCTGAACCCGAAGCGCGTGAGAAAAGCTTGCAGGTGTATCTGGGGCGCGAGCAGGGCTTTAGCGCCTGCCGCGTGATCCCGCGCAGCTTGCTGGTAACCGGTGAAGCGATTCACGGCCCGGCGCTGCTGCAGGAAAAAGAGTGCGCGATTTATGTCGGTCCTGGCGCGTCAGCGCAGCTGGACCCACAAGGCAATATTTTGATGGAGCTGAACTGA